In a genomic window of Theropithecus gelada isolate Dixy chromosome 15, Tgel_1.0, whole genome shotgun sequence:
- the ODF2 gene encoding outer dense fiber protein 2 isoform X12, which yields MSASSSGGSPRFPSCGKNGVTSLTQKKVLRAPCGAPSVTVTKSHKRGMKGDTVNVRRSVRVKTKNPPHCLEITPPSSEKLVSVMRLSDLSTEDDDSGHCKMNHYDKKIDSLMNAVGCLKSEVKMQKGERQMAKRFLEERKEELEEVAHELAETEHENTVLRHNIERMKEEKDYTILQKKHLQQEKECLMSKLVEAEMDGAAAAKQVMALKDTIGKLKTEKQMTCTDINTLTRQKELLLQKLSTFEETNRTLRDLLREQHCKEDSERLMEQQGALLKRLAEADSEKARLLLLLQDKDKEVEELLQEIQCEKAQAKTASELSKSMESMRGHLQAQLRSKEAENSRLCMQIKNLERSGNQHKAEVEAIMEQLKELKQKGDRDKESLKKAIRAQKERAEKSEEYAEQLHVQLADKDLYVAEALSTLESWRSRYNQVVKDKGDLELEIIVLNDRVTDLVNQQQTLEEKMREDRDSLVERLHRQTAEYSAFKLENERLKASFAPMEDKLNQAHLEVQQLKASVKNYEGMIDNYKSQVMKTRLEADEVAAQLERCDKENKILKDEMNKEIEAARRQFQSQLADLQQLPDILKITEAKLAECQDQLQGYERKNIDLTAIISDLRSRVRDWQKGSHELTRAGARIPR from the exons AATCCACCTCATTGCCTGGAGATCACGCCACCATCTTCAGAAAAGCTGGTCTCAGTGATGCGGTTAAGTGACCTCTCTACAGAAGATGATGACTCAGGTCACTGTAAAATGAACCATTATGATAAGAAGATTGATAGTCTAATGAATGCGGTTGGTTGTCTGAAGTCTGAG GTCAAAATGCAGAAGGGTGAGCGCCAGATGGCCAAAAGGTTCCTGGAGGAGCGGAAGGAAGAGCTGGAGGAGGTGGCCCACGAACTGGCCGAGACTGAACATGAGAACACGGTGCTGAGGCACAACATCGAGCGCATGAAGGAGGAGAAGGACTACACCAT ACTTCAGAAGAAACACCTACAACAGGAGAAGGAGTGCCTCATGTCCAAGCTGGTGGAGGCTGAAATGGACGGGGCTGCGGCTGCCAAGCAGGTCATGGCCTTGAAGGATACCATCGGGAAGCTGAAAACG GAGAAACAAATGACCTGCACGGACATCAACACCCTGACAAGGCAGAAGGAACTTCTCCTGCAGAAGCTGAGCACATTTGAGGAGACCAACCGCACCCTCCGAGACCTCCTGAGGGAACAGCACTGCAAAGAG GATTCTGAAAGACTAATGGAGCAACAAGGAGCACTACTGAAACGGCTGGCGGAGGCCGACTCAGAGAAAGCG CGCCTGCTGTTACTGCTGCAAGACAAGGACAAGGAGGTGGAAGAGCTCCTTCAGGAAATACAATGTGAGAAG GCTCAAGCAAAGACAGCCTCTGAGCTTTCTAAATCCATGGAGTCCATGCGTGGGCATTTGCAGGCACAGCTTCGGTCCAAAGAAGCTGAGAACAGTCGCCTGTGCATGCAGATCAAG AATCTGGAGCGCAGCGGGAATCAGCACAAGGCAGAAGTGGAGGCCATCATGGAGCAGCTGAAGGAGTTGAAGCAGAAGGGAGACCGAGACAAAGAGAGCTTGAAGAAGGCCATCCGCGCCCAGAAGGAGCGAGCCGAGAAGAGCGAGGAGTACGCCGAGCAGCTGCACGTGCAACTCGCCGACAAG GATCTTTATGTCGCTGAAGCTTTATCCACTCTGGAGTCCTGGAGAAGCCGCTACAACCAAGTCGTAAAAGACAAGGGAGACCTCGAGCTGGAAATTATTGTCCTGAATGA CCGGGTAACAGATCTCGTAAACCAACAACAAACCTTGGAGGAGAAGATGCGGGAAGACCGGGATAGCCTGGTGGAGAGACTACACCGTCAGACTGCTGAGTATTCCGCATTCAAGCTGGAGAATGAGAGACTGAAG GCCAGCTTTGCTCCAATGGAGGACAAGCTCAACCAGGCACACCTCGAGGTCCAGCAGCTGAAGGCCTCAGTGAAGAACTATGAGGGGATGATTGACAACTATAAGAGTCAG GTGATGAAGACCAGATTGGAGGCTGATGAAGTAGCTGCCCAGCTAGAACGCTGTGACAAAGAGAACAAGATCCTTAAAGATGAGATGAACAAAGAGATTGAGGCG GCACGAAGGCAGTTCCAGTCTCAGCTGGCTGACCTGCAGCAGCTCCCTGACATCCTGAAGATCACGGAGGCGAAGCTGGCTGAGTGCCAAGACCAACTGCAGGGCTATGAGCGGAAGAACATCGACCTCACAGCCATCATATCAGACCTGCGCAGCCGGGTAAGGGACTGGCAGAAAGGGTCCCACGAACTGACCCGAGCAGGGGCCCGCATACCAAGATGA
- the ODF2 gene encoding outer dense fiber protein 2 isoform X13, translating into MGRNRYPPACWFPSCGKNGVTSLTQKKVLRAPCGAPSVTVTKSHKRGMKGDTVNVRRSVRVKTKNPPHCLEITPPSSEKLVSVMRLSDLSTEDDDSGHCKMNHYDKKIDSLMNAVGCLKSEVKMQKGERQMAKRFLEERKEELEEVAHELAETEHENTVLRHNIERMKEEKDYTILQKKHLQQEKECLMSKLVEAEMDGAAAAKQVMALKDTIGKLKTEKQMTCTDINTLTRQKELLLQKLSTFEETNRTLRDLLREQHCKEDSERLMEQQGALLKRLAEADSEKARLLLLLQDKDKEVEELLQEIQCEKAQAKTASELSKSMESMRGHLQAQLRSKEAENSRLCMQIKNLERSGNQHKAEVEAIMEQLKELKQKGDRDKESLKKAIRAQKERAEKSEEYAEQLHVQLADKDLYVAEALSTLESWRSRYNQVVKDKGDLELEIIVLNDRVTDLVNQQQTLEEKMREDRDSLVERLHRQTAEYSAFKLENERLKASFAPMEDKLNQAHLEVQQLKASVKNYEGMIDNYKSQVMKTRLEADEVAAQLERCDKENKILKDEMNKEIEAARRQFQSQLADLQQLPDILKITEAKLAECQDQLQGYERKNIDLTAIISDLRSRVRDWQKGSHELTRAGARIPR; encoded by the exons AATCCACCTCATTGCCTGGAGATCACGCCACCATCTTCAGAAAAGCTGGTCTCAGTGATGCGGTTAAGTGACCTCTCTACAGAAGATGATGACTCAGGTCACTGTAAAATGAACCATTATGATAAGAAGATTGATAGTCTAATGAATGCGGTTGGTTGTCTGAAGTCTGAG GTCAAAATGCAGAAGGGTGAGCGCCAGATGGCCAAAAGGTTCCTGGAGGAGCGGAAGGAAGAGCTGGAGGAGGTGGCCCACGAACTGGCCGAGACTGAACATGAGAACACGGTGCTGAGGCACAACATCGAGCGCATGAAGGAGGAGAAGGACTACACCAT ACTTCAGAAGAAACACCTACAACAGGAGAAGGAGTGCCTCATGTCCAAGCTGGTGGAGGCTGAAATGGACGGGGCTGCGGCTGCCAAGCAGGTCATGGCCTTGAAGGATACCATCGGGAAGCTGAAAACG GAGAAACAAATGACCTGCACGGACATCAACACCCTGACAAGGCAGAAGGAACTTCTCCTGCAGAAGCTGAGCACATTTGAGGAGACCAACCGCACCCTCCGAGACCTCCTGAGGGAACAGCACTGCAAAGAG GATTCTGAAAGACTAATGGAGCAACAAGGAGCACTACTGAAACGGCTGGCGGAGGCCGACTCAGAGAAAGCG CGCCTGCTGTTACTGCTGCAAGACAAGGACAAGGAGGTGGAAGAGCTCCTTCAGGAAATACAATGTGAGAAG GCTCAAGCAAAGACAGCCTCTGAGCTTTCTAAATCCATGGAGTCCATGCGTGGGCATTTGCAGGCACAGCTTCGGTCCAAAGAAGCTGAGAACAGTCGCCTGTGCATGCAGATCAAG AATCTGGAGCGCAGCGGGAATCAGCACAAGGCAGAAGTGGAGGCCATCATGGAGCAGCTGAAGGAGTTGAAGCAGAAGGGAGACCGAGACAAAGAGAGCTTGAAGAAGGCCATCCGCGCCCAGAAGGAGCGAGCCGAGAAGAGCGAGGAGTACGCCGAGCAGCTGCACGTGCAACTCGCCGACAAG GATCTTTATGTCGCTGAAGCTTTATCCACTCTGGAGTCCTGGAGAAGCCGCTACAACCAAGTCGTAAAAGACAAGGGAGACCTCGAGCTGGAAATTATTGTCCTGAATGA CCGGGTAACAGATCTCGTAAACCAACAACAAACCTTGGAGGAGAAGATGCGGGAAGACCGGGATAGCCTGGTGGAGAGACTACACCGTCAGACTGCTGAGTATTCCGCATTCAAGCTGGAGAATGAGAGACTGAAG GCCAGCTTTGCTCCAATGGAGGACAAGCTCAACCAGGCACACCTCGAGGTCCAGCAGCTGAAGGCCTCAGTGAAGAACTATGAGGGGATGATTGACAACTATAAGAGTCAG GTGATGAAGACCAGATTGGAGGCTGATGAAGTAGCTGCCCAGCTAGAACGCTGTGACAAAGAGAACAAGATCCTTAAAGATGAGATGAACAAAGAGATTGAGGCG GCACGAAGGCAGTTCCAGTCTCAGCTGGCTGACCTGCAGCAGCTCCCTGACATCCTGAAGATCACGGAGGCGAAGCTGGCTGAGTGCCAAGACCAACTGCAGGGCTATGAGCGGAAGAACATCGACCTCACAGCCATCATATCAGACCTGCGCAGCCGGGTAAGGGACTGGCAGAAAGGGTCCCACGAACTGACCCGAGCAGGGGCCCGCATACCAAGATGA